A genomic window from Chloroflexota bacterium includes:
- a CDS encoding 50S ribosomal protein L1 gives MPKRGKKYREVAKLVDRSKLYSPEEAITLVKQLAYTEFDPTIELHMRMNLDPRQADQQIRGVVPLPAGTGKPKRILVFAEGEAERIAREAGADYVGSDEFIAKIQEGWFDFDVVLAVPQIMGKIGRLGRLLGTRGLMPSPKTGTIVQPEDLPRTIEEIRRGRVEYRLDRTGNLHIPIGKASFTSQQLLENFAAVMEAIVRARPTSVKGAYIKKIALAPTMGPSVRVDVFQAMNLRLV, from the coding sequence ATGCCAAAGAGAGGAAAGAAGTACCGAGAAGTCGCCAAACTGGTGGACAGGAGCAAGTTGTACTCGCCCGAAGAGGCGATAACACTGGTGAAACAGTTGGCGTATACCGAGTTTGACCCCACCATAGAGTTGCACATGCGCATGAATCTGGATCCGCGCCAGGCCGACCAGCAGATTCGCGGGGTGGTGCCCCTGCCGGCGGGCACGGGCAAGCCCAAGCGAATCCTGGTCTTCGCCGAGGGCGAGGCGGAGCGGATCGCGCGGGAAGCCGGCGCCGACTACGTCGGCAGCGACGAGTTCATCGCCAAGATTCAGGAAGGCTGGTTTGACTTTGACGTGGTACTGGCCGTGCCCCAGATCATGGGCAAGATCGGGCGGTTGGGCCGCCTGCTAGGCACGCGCGGCCTGATGCCCAGCCCCAAGACGGGCACGATCGTGCAGCCCGAAGACCTGCCGCGCACCATTGAGGAGATTCGCAGAGGGCGCGTGGAATACCGGCTGGACAGGACGGGCAACCTGCACATTCCCATCGGCAAGGCCAGTTTCACGTCCCAGCAACTGCTGGAGAACTTCGCCGCGGTCATGGAAGCCATCGTGCGCGCCAGGCCCACCAGCGTGAAGGGCGCGTACATCAAGAAGATCGCCCTGGCGCCGACCATGGGGCCGTCGGTGCGGGTGGACGTGTTCCAGGCGATGAACCTGCGCCTGGTCTAG
- the rplJ gene encoding 50S ribosomal protein L10: protein MAITKETKETRVAQYKEMLGSSQAVVITQYHGLTMGQLNDLRARLRTTGARFQITKNTLFRLALADQKMPALDDLLVGPTAVAYLSGDIAAGAKALIAFAEETKAIEVKGGLFGDRVLSAEDVITLSKLPSREELLAQVVSRLQAPLYGLVNVLSGPMRGLVYALKARQEQLANPAA, encoded by the coding sequence TTGGCCATAACCAAGGAGACAAAGGAAACCCGTGTAGCGCAGTACAAGGAGATGCTGGGTTCCTCGCAGGCGGTGGTCATCACGCAGTACCACGGGCTGACGATGGGGCAGTTGAACGATCTGCGGGCGCGGCTCCGCACGACAGGCGCACGGTTCCAAATCACAAAGAACACCCTGTTCCGCCTGGCCCTCGCCGATCAGAAGATGCCAGCGCTGGACGACCTGCTCGTCGGGCCGACGGCGGTGGCCTACCTGTCGGGCGACATCGCAGCCGGTGCCAAGGCGCTCATCGCCTTCGCCGAGGAAACCAAAGCCATTGAGGTCAAGGGAGGCCTGTTCGGCGACCGCGTGCTGTCCGCCGAGGACGTGATTACGCTTTCCAAACTGCCGTCGCGCGAAGAGTTGCTGGCGCAGGTGGTCTCGCGGCTGCAGGCGCCGCTCTACGGCCTGGTCAACGTGCTCAGTGGCCCGATGCGGGGGCTGGTCTATGCCCTCAAAGCCCGCCAGGAACAACTGGCGAACCCTGCCGCGTAG
- the rplL gene encoding 50S ribosomal protein L7/L12, whose protein sequence is MTKEEILEAIEKMTVMELADLVKALEEKFGVSAAAPVAFAAMPGAAAAGGAQAAAPAQEEKTEFDVILKEVGPNKIQVIKVVRELTNLGLKEAKELVDGAPATVKTGVPKEEAEAAKAKLEEQQAVVELK, encoded by the coding sequence ATGACGAAGGAAGAGATCCTAGAAGCGATTGAGAAGATGACGGTCATGGAACTGGCCGACCTGGTGAAGGCCCTGGAGGAGAAGTTCGGGGTCAGCGCGGCTGCGCCCGTCGCGTTCGCGGCCATGCCCGGCGCTGCCGCGGCCGGTGGCGCTCAGGCTGCCGCGCCCGCCCAGGAGGAGAAGACCGAGTTTGACGTCATCCTCAAGGAAGTCGGCCCCAACAAGATTCAGGTCATCAAGGTCGTGCGCGAACTGACCAACCTGGGCCTGAAGGAAGCCAAGGAGTTGGTGGACGGCGCTCCGGCCACCGTCAAGACCGGCGTCCCGAAGGAAGAGGCCGAGGCGGCCAAGGCCAAACTGGAAGAGCAGCAGGCCGTCGTAGAACTGAAGTAG
- a CDS encoding flavodoxin family protein has protein sequence MRIVGIVGSPRRRMNTDTLVREALAGAAALGASTEILHLNLLDIRPCQACPKHPAPNHCFFFDDMQRIYEALENADGIILGSPIYYGTVSAQVKRMIDRANCLTWIEHDADGNAVFTPRLEKVKKGGIILVSDTTEDPAAALLPIRLFFHDARIESVGELFIPHADAGKGARNDAVWLERARGLGEAVVRAVGQAGSAAPRSAPGRHGDGGHKTP, from the coding sequence ATGCGCATCGTTGGGATTGTGGGAAGCCCCCGGCGGCGGATGAACACCGACACGCTGGTGCGCGAGGCGCTGGCCGGCGCGGCGGCGCTGGGGGCCAGCACCGAAATCCTCCACCTGAACCTGCTGGACATCCGCCCCTGCCAGGCCTGCCCCAAGCACCCCGCGCCCAATCACTGCTTTTTCTTTGACGACATGCAGCGCATCTACGAGGCGCTGGAGAACGCCGACGGCATCATCCTCGGCTCGCCCATCTACTACGGCACGGTGAGCGCGCAGGTGAAGCGCATGATAGACCGGGCCAACTGCCTGACATGGATTGAGCATGACGCCGACGGCAACGCGGTCTTCACGCCGCGCCTGGAGAAGGTGAAGAAAGGCGGCATCATCCTGGTCAGCGACACCACCGAAGACCCCGCGGCGGCCCTGCTCCCCATCCGCCTGTTTTTCCACGACGCCCGCATAGAGTCGGTGGGCGAGTTGTTCATCCCGCACGCCGATGCGGGGAAGGGCGCGCGCAACGATGCGGTGTGGCTGGAGCGGGCGCGGGGCCTGGGCGAGGCCGTCGTCCGGGCCGTCGGGCAGGCCGGTTCTGCCGCGCCGCGCTCGGCCCCCGGTCGGCACGGAGATGGTGGGCACAAAACCCCTTGA
- a CDS encoding TraR/DksA C4-type zinc finger protein, translated as MSHVKVNVQEIRDRLQREREETLTNIARLREGMTYDLETSPEEGDPDIWEREKIASLIRSLENKLSEIDRALRMTERGDYGLCERCGQPIDPARLKVMPTATLCLKCKQELERLAASRASTE; from the coding sequence ATGAGCCACGTAAAGGTAAATGTGCAAGAGATTCGCGACCGGCTTCAGCGCGAGCGCGAGGAGACCCTGACCAATATTGCGCGCCTCCGCGAGGGGATGACCTATGACCTGGAGACATCCCCCGAAGAGGGCGATCCCGATATTTGGGAGCGCGAGAAGATCGCGTCTCTGATCCGTAGCCTGGAGAACAAGTTGTCGGAGATAGACCGCGCATTGCGGATGACGGAGCGGGGCGACTACGGCCTGTGCGAACGGTGCGGGCAGCCCATTGACCCCGCCCGCCTGAAGGTCATGCCCACCGCCACCCTGTGCCTGAAGTGCAAGCAGGAACTGGAGCGGTTGGCTGCATCGCGCGCGTCCACCGAGTAG
- the ruvB gene encoding Holliday junction branch migration DNA helicase RuvB yields the protein MRERITSGKPQAQDRTVDADLRPKRLSDYIGQERLKENLRIFLEAAKGRGEPLDHVLFYGPPGLGKTTLAHIIANEMGTNLKITSGPAIERPGDLASILTNMSKGDVLFIDEIHRLGKAVEEVLYPAMEDFALDIIIGKGPSARSVRLKLPRFTVVGATTRLALMTSPLRGRFGVVYRLDFYDLEAMEKIVTRSAAILGVRLSPDGAREIARRSRGTPRVANRLLRRVRDFADVRAQGEITLEVAREALCLLDVDELGLDEVDRRVIRTVIEKFGGGPVGLDTIAASISEEPDTIMDVYEPYLLQLGFLERTSRGRVATRRAYEHLGIPYPADVTQQPGLF from the coding sequence ATGCGTGAACGCATCACGTCGGGCAAGCCGCAGGCACAGGACCGCACGGTGGACGCCGACCTGCGCCCCAAGCGGCTGTCCGACTACATCGGCCAGGAGCGGCTGAAGGAGAATCTGCGGATTTTCCTGGAAGCGGCCAAGGGGCGCGGCGAGCCGCTGGACCATGTGCTATTCTACGGCCCCCCGGGCCTGGGCAAGACCACCCTGGCGCACATCATCGCCAACGAGATGGGCACGAATCTGAAGATCACGTCGGGCCCCGCCATAGAGCGACCGGGCGACCTGGCCTCCATCCTCACGAACATGAGCAAGGGCGACGTGCTGTTCATTGACGAGATTCACCGCCTGGGCAAGGCCGTGGAGGAGGTCCTGTACCCGGCCATGGAGGACTTCGCGTTGGACATCATCATCGGCAAAGGCCCCTCGGCCCGCAGCGTCCGCCTGAAACTCCCGCGGTTCACCGTCGTGGGGGCCACCACGCGCCTGGCGCTCATGACATCCCCCCTGCGCGGGCGCTTCGGCGTGGTGTATCGGCTGGACTTCTACGACCTGGAGGCGATGGAGAAGATCGTTACCCGTTCCGCCGCGATCCTGGGCGTGCGCCTCAGCCCCGATGGGGCGCGGGAGATCGCCCGCCGTTCGCGCGGGACGCCCCGCGTCGCCAACCGCCTGCTGCGGCGTGTGCGCGATTTCGCCGACGTGCGCGCCCAGGGCGAGATCACGCTGGAGGTGGCCCGCGAGGCGCTGTGCCTGCTGGACGTGGACGAACTCGGGCTGGACGAGGTGGACCGCCGCGTGATCCGCACGGTCATAGAGAAATTCGGCGGCGGCCCCGTGGGGCTAGACACCATCGCCGCGTCCATCAGCGAGGAGCCCGACACCATCATGGACGTGTACGAGCCGTACCTGCTGCAACTCGGCTTTCTGGAGCGCACATCGCGGGGGCGGGTGGCCACCCGGCGCGCCTACGAGCATCTGGGCATCCCGTATCCCGCCGACGTAACGCAACAGCCGGGGTTGTTCTGA
- a CDS encoding epoxyqueuosine reductase QueH — protein sequence MCCGPCGTYTIQRLRDLGFAVTGYWYNPNIHPFAEHEMRRETLRDYAARVELPVIWHEAYDMPLFFRQVAGHEVFGERCRICYRLRLEQTARAAREGGFDAFTTTLLISIHQDQEAIRQIGEEVGAALGVPFYYEDFRRGWSERGRLANQYGLYKQHYCGCLYSEWEAARARAVKPTR from the coding sequence ATGTGCTGCGGGCCGTGCGGCACGTACACCATCCAGCGCCTGCGCGACCTGGGCTTCGCGGTTACGGGCTACTGGTACAATCCGAACATCCACCCGTTCGCCGAGCACGAGATGCGGCGAGAGACCCTGCGCGACTACGCGGCGCGGGTGGAACTCCCCGTCATCTGGCACGAGGCCTACGACATGCCGCTGTTCTTCCGGCAGGTGGCGGGGCACGAAGTCTTCGGCGAACGGTGCCGCATCTGCTATCGGCTGAGGCTGGAGCAAACGGCGCGGGCAGCCCGCGAGGGCGGGTTTGACGCCTTCACGACGACGCTGCTCATCAGCATCCATCAGGACCAGGAGGCGATTCGGCAGATCGGCGAGGAGGTGGGCGCGGCCCTGGGCGTGCCGTTCTATTATGAGGACTTTCGGCGCGGCTGGTCGGAACGCGGCCGCCTGGCCAATCAGTACGGCCTGTACAAGCAACATTACTGCGGCTGCCTCTACAGCGAGTGGGAGGCGGCCCGCGCGCGTGCGGTCAAACCAACCCGTTGA
- a CDS encoding SPFH/Band 7/PHB domain protein — METFVFAALVLLFLIVLFASAIRIVRDYERLVVFRLGRCIGEKGPGFVLLIPIVDQPTKVDLRESYLQIPHQTCITKDNAPISIDFLIYWKVINPTLSVLQVRDFAGASAGIATTTLRAVIGDILLDDVLARREEINHVLRVKLDEVTERWGVKVTTVEIREIEPPREVQTAMNRQMAAERERRAMVTEADGKRESAVKVAEGEKQAAILRAEGAKQSAILQAEGERQAAILRAEGFSLALDKVFSVAKTVDSKTMSLQYLDALRSLGASPATKFVLPMEFTRLLEPFVAHAEKAAK, encoded by the coding sequence ATGGAGACGTTCGTGTTTGCGGCTTTGGTCCTGCTTTTCCTCATCGTCCTGTTCGCGTCGGCCATCCGGATCGTGCGCGACTACGAGCGGCTGGTGGTGTTCCGCCTGGGCCGCTGCATCGGCGAAAAAGGGCCTGGATTCGTCCTACTGATTCCCATCGTAGACCAGCCCACCAAGGTGGACCTGCGCGAGTCGTACCTGCAGATTCCCCACCAGACGTGCATCACCAAGGACAACGCGCCCATTTCCATTGACTTTCTCATCTACTGGAAGGTCATCAACCCGACGTTGAGCGTGTTGCAGGTGAGGGACTTCGCCGGCGCTTCGGCGGGCATCGCCACCACGACGCTGCGCGCGGTCATCGGCGACATCCTGCTGGACGACGTGCTGGCGCGGCGCGAGGAGATCAATCATGTTCTGCGCGTGAAACTGGATGAGGTAACCGAGCGGTGGGGCGTGAAGGTTACCACGGTGGAGATTCGGGAGATTGAGCCGCCGCGCGAGGTGCAGACGGCCATGAACCGCCAGATGGCCGCCGAGCGGGAGCGCCGCGCCATGGTAACCGAGGCCGACGGCAAGCGCGAGTCCGCCGTCAAGGTGGCCGAGGGCGAGAAGCAGGCCGCCATCCTCCGCGCCGAGGGCGCCAAGCAGTCGGCCATCCTTCAGGCCGAGGGCGAGCGGCAGGCGGCCATCCTCCGCGCCGAGGGGTTCTCCCTGGCGCTGGACAAAGTCTTCAGCGTGGCCAAGACCGTGGACAGCAAGACGATGAGCCTGCAGTACCTGGACGCGCTGCGCAGTTTGGGGGCGAGTCCCGCGACCAAGTTCGTGCTACCCATGGAGTTCACGCGGCTGCTGGAGCCCTTCGTGGCCCACGCCGAGAAGGCGGCGAAGTAG
- the tadA gene encoding tRNA adenosine(34) deaminase TadA, with the protein MIIVSDDERYMREALQEALRAFDKGEVPVGAVAVRDGIIIARGHNLRETRRDPTAHAEMIALQQASRVLGGWRLVGVTLYCTLEPCAMCAAAMVHARLPRLVYGAADPKAGAAGSVLNLTASPLLNHRVEVTGGVLAEEAGAILARFFARLRATTE; encoded by the coding sequence ATGATAATAGTGAGCGACGACGAACGGTACATGCGCGAGGCCCTGCAAGAGGCGCTGCGCGCCTTTGACAAGGGCGAAGTGCCGGTGGGCGCGGTGGCCGTGCGCGACGGGATCATCATCGCGCGGGGGCACAACCTGCGCGAGACCCGCCGCGACCCAACCGCGCACGCCGAGATGATCGCGCTGCAACAGGCCAGCCGCGTGCTGGGCGGCTGGCGGCTCGTCGGCGTTACGCTCTACTGCACGCTGGAGCCGTGCGCCATGTGCGCCGCCGCGATGGTGCACGCGCGGCTGCCCAGGCTGGTTTACGGAGCGGCCGACCCCAAGGCGGGAGCGGCGGGCTCGGTGCTCAACCTGACGGCGTCGCCGTTGCTGAACCATCGGGTGGAGGTAACCGGCGGCGTGCTGGCCGAGGAAGCCGGCGCGATTCTGGCCCGCTTCTTCGCCCGGCTTCGCGCGACAACCGAATAG
- a CDS encoding 8-oxoguanine DNA glycosylase, with amino-acid sequence MTYILQPSGGINLGETLRCGQSFLWRAEPDGAWRGIIASAAVRVWQRGKALVCETSLPPEAVAAYFRLDDPLDAIYATFPDDPMLREAVDAYRGMRLVRHELWEAVLSFVCATNANIPRIGRMLGAVAARFGKRVDDDLYALPRPHTLAASSEGELRALGLGYRAAYVLQAARMVDSGQFDLDALARLDYEAAHARLQALPGVGPKVADCICLFGLGWLQAVPVDVWMRRILSQRKPGLRSYRAMAAFAREWLGPYAGYAQQYLFHYERMRNGARAACGASRQA; translated from the coding sequence ATGACCTACATCCTGCAACCTTCTGGCGGCATCAATCTGGGCGAGACCCTGCGCTGCGGGCAGTCGTTCCTGTGGCGCGCCGAACCCGATGGCGCGTGGCGGGGCATCATCGCCAGCGCAGCGGTGCGCGTATGGCAACGGGGCAAGGCGCTTGTCTGCGAGACCTCGCTCCCGCCAGAGGCTGTGGCCGCCTACTTCCGCCTGGATGACCCGCTGGACGCCATCTACGCGACATTCCCCGACGATCCCATGCTGCGAGAGGCCGTGGATGCGTATCGCGGCATGCGCCTGGTTCGCCACGAGTTGTGGGAGGCGGTGCTGTCGTTTGTGTGCGCGACGAATGCAAACATCCCCCGCATAGGCCGGATGCTGGGCGCAGTCGCGGCGCGTTTCGGCAAGCGCGTGGACGATGACCTGTACGCGCTGCCGCGGCCGCACACCCTGGCGGCGTCATCCGAAGGCGAGTTGCGTGCGCTGGGCCTAGGCTACAGGGCGGCCTACGTCCTCCAGGCCGCGCGCATGGTGGATTCGGGGCAGTTTGACCTGGACGCGCTGGCAAGGCTGGACTACGAGGCCGCGCACGCGCGCCTGCAGGCCCTGCCAGGGGTCGGGCCGAAGGTGGCCGACTGCATCTGCCTGTTCGGCCTGGGCTGGCTCCAGGCGGTGCCGGTGGACGTGTGGATGCGGCGCATCCTGTCGCAGCGGAAGCCGGGGCTTCGTTCGTACCGCGCGATGGCCGCCTTCGCCAGGGAGTGGCTGGGGCCCTATGCGGGCTACGCGCAACAGTACCTGTTCCACTACGAGCGGATGCGGAACGGGGCGCGTGCGGCGTGCGGGGCTTCGCGCCAGGCGTGA